The following nucleotide sequence is from Thermogemmata fonticola.
TCTCCGAACGTCCCTATTGTATCACTTTGGCCAGCCGCTACGGGGGGTGGATCGGAGAAAAATGCTGTCCCCTAACCAAGCGGAGGGAAAGTTGTTTCCGGCGGCATTCCCTGTTTCCAAGTGCAGTGTTGGCTCATGACCGTTTCCCGGTGCAGTGCAGGGTCATGACCGGCGGGGCGCCGGGGTGGAGGAAAGGGCATGGAGAACCAAGGCAGGCGGAGTTGGCCGTTGTGGACGGCAGCGTGGCCGGGAGTCGGCGGGCGCATCCGGGAACGGCTGGAGGATTTTGAGGTCGAGGAGGTGGCGGCTTACGAGCCGTGCGGGCAAGGCGAGCATCTGTTTCTGTGGGTGGAGAAGCGGGGGGTCGGCTCGGAGTATCTGCTGCGGGCGGTGGCGCAGTGCCTGGGCATTCCGGTGGGTGCGGTGGGAGCCGCCGGGTTGAAGGATCGCTACGCTATCACGCGGCAGTGGCTGTCGGTGCCGCAGGAATGTGCCGAGCGCCTGGGTCGCCTGGAGGCGCTGCACGCCGAGGGGATATACCTGCTGCGGGTGGCACGCCATCGCAACAAACTCAAGCCGGGGCATTTGCGGGGGAATCGCTTTTGCATTTTCATTCGGGGAGCTTCGGCGGCAGCGCCCTGGCAGGCCATTTTGGAGAAGATCCGCCGGGAAGGCTTGCCGAATTACTACGGTCCGCAGCGTTTCGGGCGGGAAGGCAGTACCCTAGCTTTGGGTTGGCAGTGCCTCCGCGGCCAACTCCGGCGGCGCCTCCGCCCGTTCCAATTCCGCTTGGCCCTGTCCGCGGTCCAATCCCATCTCTTCAACGATTACCTGGCGCGCCGGCAAGAGGATGGCTTGCTCCACACCGCGCTGGAGGGGGATGTGATGGCGCACTGGCCGGTCGGCGGACTGTTCCGGGTGGAGGATGTGGCGGCGGAACAGCGGCGGCTGGAAGCGCGCGAGATCGTGCCGGCCGGGCCGATGTTCGGAACGCGCACCTACCCGGCGGCGGGAGTGGCGGCTCGGCGGGAAGCGGACGTACTGCGGAGCTATGACCTCACACCGGCGGTTTTTGCGGGCTTCGGCCAACTGCTCTCGGGCACGCGGCGACACAACCTCATCTACCTGGACGATCTGCAAGCCGAGTGGGAAGCAGAGGGATTGCGCCTGCGCTTTACCCTGCCGGCAGGGAGCTACGCCACGGTGCTGCTGCGCGAAGTCATGAAAAACGACGCTGTGGAAGCGGTTCCGCCGGATGAAGCCGAGGAGGAATGACAGGCCGAAATCACTGTCTGGTGCGCTCGGCATTCCGCTGCCATCCTCGGTTTTCGTTGGCCTTCGTTCGGCAACTCTGGCATTCCGCTGCCATCCTCGGTTTTCGTTGGCCCCTGGGCTACTTTCCTGGGTACCCCCCGCTACTCTGCCGCCGCGATCGGCCGATCTTGTCCACCTCTGCATCGTGCTCTCTGCAACCCGGCGGGGTGCTTCCCAGAGCTAAGAACCGGGGGAAACTCACGAGGCGGGCCGGCTCACTTCCTCCGATCCCCTTCGGTTTTCCGACGATGACTTGTCACTTCCCTTTCTCCCCTTCCGCCTTCCAGACGATGACGTATTGCAAGGAGTTGAGGGAATCGGGTTTTTCCCCTG
It contains:
- the truD gene encoding tRNA pseudouridine(13) synthase TruD, with the protein product MENQGRRSWPLWTAAWPGVGGRIRERLEDFEVEEVAAYEPCGQGEHLFLWVEKRGVGSEYLLRAVAQCLGIPVGAVGAAGLKDRYAITRQWLSVPQECAERLGRLEALHAEGIYLLRVARHRNKLKPGHLRGNRFCIFIRGASAAAPWQAILEKIRREGLPNYYGPQRFGREGSTLALGWQCLRGQLRRRLRPFQFRLALSAVQSHLFNDYLARRQEDGLLHTALEGDVMAHWPVGGLFRVEDVAAEQRRLEAREIVPAGPMFGTRTYPAAGVAARREADVLRSYDLTPAVFAGFGQLLSGTRRHNLIYLDDLQAEWEAEGLRLRFTLPAGSYATVLLREVMKNDAVEAVPPDEAEEE